One window of the Archangium primigenium genome contains the following:
- a CDS encoding WGR and DUF4132 domain-containing protein encodes MRRFEFAEGSSRKFWEIALEGTGFTVRWGRLGTDGQTQQKTFPSAQKAQTEHDKLIAEKVKKGYAEAGSAPAPTPTPAPVTAAAPKPKPVAPAPVAPSPEPTPTGPIFWTEDLLRRVHPRRGGVAVPVRALASPKKAWAQAREDFQARIKDVVPDTEPGLLTAETQALAERLKRAEPTPGTPEEDAVLLTVLQHRDDWNHHPRGEPGIDLLFALAGPAHTTRATLLSLDMHVTEDTPPRVRRGTSSNSRSARLQRLAYGGLHGLPRLRALLATQADDAGYQAAREAASALRLTSEQRAASAFLFPTEADWVLTEAQGTHDELPTYLVASVSTLEALTPFLPGVKPYHLMQGDTGLLPSLLDGMGLASFAFFQDIIQRSYLSTEFLREWADHLARLDSDEAFSLLLERSVEHGKEMMASLLEATARAPHRALRLLAPRASTRGKEGEAARSVLTHVLRRQGDALPALLVGQSADVVQLVTRLQEQAGGPDAPDATPEQLPPVLARPPWASGRPTEPPPVLTDVVPPALPDALAWNEREREAWQRHKGYAAQQYEHHTEAQWRDFAQQNFSGKPRTERYAGYHDPIFFALAPESLARPHLEYLFTSQSGLLNNWMPRILANLGLAALPVFLKEFEQNKNDLFPLVMPLALQGLAPSIAEAYASKKFRASAREWLLRHPAHATAGLLVPALGKPGKARDTAGAVLRLLAAEGHEATVLDIAARASPQAREALVRVLAQDPLQLYPAKLPKPPATLGIGSLPAPLLADRSAKLPPSAVEALATLLAFSPLDEPYAGLAQVKAACDRPSLARFAWALFEAWLLAGAPSKEGWCLLALGHLGDDDTARKLAPLIRQWPGEAAHARAVTGLDVLATIGTDVTLIYLNGIAEKVKFKGLQQKAQEKIAQIAETRGLTREELADRLVPDLGLDETGSLALDFGPRAFTVGFDEQLKPFVRDADGTPLKDLPKPTQKDDAEKATAASESWKALKKDAKTAASLQILRLELAMCARRRWSADVFRQFFVEHPLLIHVVRRLVWGTYSPEGALTATFRVAEDRSLADANDDTWSLPEGALVGLPHALELDTATAGAWGQVFADYQLLQPFSQLGRPIYAMTPADKDAKKLDRVKGVKLPTGKVLGLEARGWRRGAPQDGGVACWMEKPLGPERVAYLDLDPGLFTGMLSESPEQTLGEVMLNSQSFWNTEGAQPFGILDPILFSELVRDLEGLRPA; translated from the coding sequence ATGCGTCGTTTCGAGTTCGCCGAGGGTAGCTCGCGGAAGTTCTGGGAGATCGCGCTGGAGGGCACGGGCTTCACCGTCCGCTGGGGTCGCCTGGGCACCGACGGCCAGACCCAACAGAAGACCTTCCCCTCCGCGCAGAAGGCCCAGACCGAACACGACAAGCTCATCGCCGAGAAGGTCAAGAAGGGCTACGCGGAGGCCGGCAGCGCCCCGGCGCCCACCCCGACGCCCGCCCCGGTGACGGCCGCCGCTCCAAAGCCCAAGCCCGTCGCACCCGCGCCCGTCGCGCCGTCCCCGGAGCCCACGCCCACGGGCCCCATCTTCTGGACCGAGGACCTGCTGCGCCGCGTGCACCCCCGGCGCGGCGGCGTGGCCGTGCCCGTGCGCGCCCTCGCGAGCCCCAAGAAGGCCTGGGCCCAGGCGCGCGAGGACTTCCAGGCGCGCATCAAGGACGTCGTCCCGGACACCGAGCCCGGCCTCCTCACCGCCGAGACCCAGGCCCTCGCCGAGCGGCTCAAGCGCGCCGAGCCCACCCCGGGCACGCCCGAGGAGGACGCCGTCCTGCTCACCGTCCTGCAGCACCGGGACGACTGGAACCACCACCCCCGCGGCGAGCCCGGCATCGACCTGCTGTTCGCGCTCGCGGGCCCCGCGCACACCACACGCGCCACGCTGCTGTCCCTGGACATGCACGTGACGGAGGACACGCCCCCCCGGGTCCGCCGAGGCACGTCCTCCAATTCGCGGTCGGCACGACTCCAACGCCTCGCCTACGGCGGTCTGCACGGCCTGCCTCGCCTGCGCGCCCTGCTCGCCACCCAGGCCGACGACGCCGGCTACCAGGCCGCGCGCGAGGCCGCCTCCGCGCTCCGTCTCACCTCCGAGCAGCGCGCCGCCTCGGCCTTCCTCTTCCCCACCGAGGCCGACTGGGTGCTCACCGAGGCCCAGGGCACCCACGACGAGCTCCCCACCTACCTGGTGGCCAGTGTCTCCACGCTCGAGGCCCTCACCCCCTTCCTCCCCGGCGTGAAGCCCTACCATCTGATGCAGGGCGACACCGGCCTCCTCCCCTCGCTGCTCGACGGCATGGGCCTGGCGAGCTTCGCTTTCTTCCAAGACATCATCCAGCGCAGCTACCTCAGCACGGAGTTCCTCCGGGAGTGGGCGGACCACCTCGCGCGCCTCGACTCCGACGAGGCCTTCTCGCTCCTGCTCGAGCGGTCCGTGGAGCACGGCAAGGAGATGATGGCCTCGCTGCTCGAGGCGACCGCGCGCGCCCCCCACCGCGCGCTGCGACTGCTCGCGCCCCGGGCCAGCACGCGGGGCAAGGAGGGTGAGGCCGCGCGCAGCGTCCTCACCCACGTGCTGCGCCGCCAGGGCGACGCCTTGCCCGCGCTGCTCGTCGGCCAGTCCGCGGACGTGGTCCAGCTCGTCACCCGCCTCCAGGAACAGGCGGGAGGACCGGACGCGCCCGACGCCACGCCCGAGCAACTGCCGCCCGTCCTCGCCCGTCCGCCCTGGGCGTCCGGCCGCCCCACGGAGCCCCCGCCCGTCCTCACCGACGTGGTGCCCCCCGCCCTGCCGGATGCCCTCGCGTGGAACGAGCGCGAGCGCGAGGCGTGGCAGCGGCACAAGGGCTACGCGGCCCAGCAATACGAGCACCACACCGAGGCGCAGTGGCGGGACTTCGCCCAGCAGAACTTCTCGGGCAAGCCCCGGACGGAGCGGTACGCGGGCTACCACGACCCCATCTTCTTCGCCCTCGCGCCCGAGTCCCTCGCGCGCCCGCATCTCGAGTACCTGTTCACGTCGCAATCGGGGCTGCTCAACAACTGGATGCCCCGCATCCTCGCGAACCTGGGGCTCGCCGCGCTGCCCGTCTTCCTGAAGGAGTTCGAGCAGAACAAGAACGACCTCTTCCCGCTGGTCATGCCCCTCGCCCTCCAGGGGCTCGCGCCGTCCATCGCCGAGGCCTACGCCTCCAAGAAGTTCCGCGCCTCCGCGCGCGAATGGCTGCTGCGCCACCCCGCGCACGCCACCGCCGGCCTGCTCGTGCCCGCGCTCGGCAAGCCGGGCAAGGCCCGGGACACCGCCGGCGCCGTCCTGCGCCTGCTCGCCGCCGAGGGCCACGAGGCCACCGTGCTCGACATCGCCGCGCGCGCCTCGCCCCAGGCCCGCGAGGCCCTCGTCCGCGTCCTCGCCCAGGATCCGCTCCAGCTCTACCCGGCGAAGCTCCCCAAGCCGCCCGCCACGCTCGGCATCGGCTCGCTGCCCGCGCCCCTGCTCGCCGACCGCTCCGCGAAGCTGCCTCCCAGCGCCGTCGAGGCCCTCGCCACCCTGCTGGCCTTCTCGCCCCTCGACGAGCCCTATGCTGGCCTCGCCCAGGTCAAGGCCGCCTGTGACCGCCCGAGCCTCGCCCGCTTCGCCTGGGCCCTCTTCGAGGCGTGGCTGCTGGCCGGCGCCCCCAGCAAGGAGGGCTGGTGCCTCCTGGCACTCGGTCACCTGGGCGATGACGACACCGCGCGCAAGCTCGCGCCCCTCATCCGCCAGTGGCCTGGCGAGGCCGCCCACGCCCGCGCCGTCACCGGCCTGGACGTGCTCGCCACCATCGGCACCGACGTCACCCTCATCTACCTCAACGGCATCGCCGAGAAGGTCAAGTTCAAGGGCCTCCAGCAGAAGGCCCAGGAGAAGATCGCCCAGATCGCCGAGACGCGTGGCCTCACCCGCGAGGAGCTGGCCGACCGGCTGGTGCCGGACCTGGGCCTGGACGAGACAGGCTCGCTCGCGCTGGACTTCGGGCCACGCGCCTTCACGGTGGGCTTCGACGAGCAGCTCAAGCCCTTCGTGCGCGACGCCGATGGCACCCCGCTCAAGGACCTGCCCAAGCCCACCCAGAAGGACGACGCGGAGAAGGCCACCGCCGCCAGCGAGTCGTGGAAGGCGCTCAAGAAGGACGCGAAGACGGCGGCCAGTCTGCAAATCCTCCGGCTGGAATTGGCCATGTGCGCGCGCCGCCGCTGGAGCGCGGACGTGTTCCGCCAGTTCTTCGTCGAGCACCCGCTGCTCATCCACGTGGTGCGCCGCCTCGTCTGGGGCACCTACTCGCCCGAGGGCGCGCTCACCGCCACCTTCCGCGTGGCCGAGGACCGCTCGCTGGCGGACGCGAACGACGACACGTGGTCGCTGCCCGAGGGTGCGCTGGTGGGTCTGCCCCACGCCCTGGAGTTGGACACCGCGACCGCGGGCGCCTGGGGCCAGGTCTTCGCCGACTACCAGTTGCTCCAGCCCTTCTCCCAGCTCGGCCGCCCCATCTACGCCATGACCCCGGCCGACAAGGACGCCAAGAAGCTGGACCGCGTGAAGGGCGTCAAGCTGCCCACGGGCAAGGTGCTCGGCCTGGAGGCGCGGGGCTGGCGCCGGGGAGCGCCACAAGACGGAGGCGTGGCGTGCTGGATGGAGAAGCCCCTCGGCCCCGAGCGCGTGGCCTACCTCGACCTGGACCCCGGTCTCTTCACCGGCATGCTCTCCGAGTCACCCGAGCAGACGCTCGGCGAGGTGATGCTCAACTCGCAGTCCTTCTGGAACACCGAGGGCGCCCAGCCCTTCGGCATCCTCGACCCCATCCTCTTCTCCGAGCTGGTGCGCGACCTGGAAGGGCTGCGCCCCGCATG